The genome window ATCTCAAACAAAAGGGACTCGACCTGCCTTAACTCCTGCGCAGCAATAGCCGGGTCTTCTGGGTAAGCTGAAGAGATCTTTCCGCCTTCAGCAATTCCCTCCACTTCTTCCAGGTCAAGCCAATCGAGGCTTTCGTCCTCAAAATAGGGATCCCAGGATCCTCTTTCTATTACCTGGCCAAGCCCATCTTTCCTTCTCAGCAGACTCTTCTCAAGGGCGAAGAGGGAACTTGTACATCGCCTTCGGTATACGGTCATTACGAAACCTTTTCCTCGCTTCTCCCTTTCCAGCGCTTCGAATCTGCTGTCTATGAAACTTTTAATAGAGTTGTAGACGCGGCCCTCCCCGGCATCTTCGTACCTGTAACGGATGTCCTCTACTATTCTCCTGGGCGGGGGCACCTCAAGAAGACCATCCCGGTAGTATTTCTGCAGAGTCTCCTTTCCGTTGCGGAGCATCCTTCTTCCCAGTGGGGAGGCCTTTCTCATCCAGTTGGCGTATCCCTTCATACCCCTCTCGTCGGCAAAGATCAACCTGTCAATAAAATTCTCTTCCCTCTCAAGGATTGGCCCTTCGGGTGATATTGGTAGATCGGGATCTAGCATCGCTGTCTTATATAAGAACTTGAGGTCCCGCTCAGAAGGTCCTTGTGATCCCTCCAGGCTTTGTATCACCGAGTAGTATTTCCGCACAATGTCGAACTCGGCGAGCCATGCCCCTCCTACACCGAGACAACTCAACAGGTCCCAGGGTTCCCAGGGATGGGTCTGCATCGGGGTGGCGCTGAGGAACATGTAGCTGGCGGTCTTCCCCCGGATCTGCAACCTCCTTACCAGGTCAAGAAGAAGGGTCCCCGTGTTGAACTCACCCTCCTCCTGTTTCTTTCTTCTCGCCGCATGAGCTTCGTCCAGGATAACCAGGTCCCAAGAGGGTCCTTCAAGGAGCAGTGCCTGGTTTGCCTCAATCCTTGCCAGTTCCCGACTGACCAGCAGCATGGGTTCCTCGAGGGCCTCGCCCAAACCAGAAACAGTCTTGGAGATTCCGTCGGGCCAGACTACGCGCTGGGCATCGAATCTAGGTACGAGGATATTTCCCTTTTCCCGCAACTCTGCCTGCCATTGAAGGACGAGTCCTGCGGGCAGAAGGAAGAGAACCCGCCTGACTCCCCGACCTGCCACAAGACGCCTGAGTGCCGCTATCGCCTCAATGGTCTTTCCCATCCCGACCTCGTCACATAGCAGTTTTCCCTTGGGCCAGGCTGATAAGACCTCCTGCACCACAGCTCTCTGGTGGGGCCAAAGGGATACGTTCATAGTGGCGTCACAGACCGCTTCTCCGTTTTCCATGTAGGGCGATTCAACGATGAATTGCCATAGCATCGCCAATTTTTTTCTCTTGAGATCATCTGAAGTATCTTTCGGGGGAAGCGGTTCTTCCAGGGGAGGCGTATCGGGGGCGTATGATATTATGCCCTGCCTGATGGCTTCGGGAAGCCTTACGACTCTTACATCCGGGTGGCTGCCCTCCCAGAGCCTTTCGAACTCTTCGGCAAATTCCTGGTATCTTTCCTGGTCATCCCAGGATCCCGATACCTCCAGGTGTTCGTAGTTGGCTGTCAATCCTGACCTGGATTCGTTCCCGCTTCCACTGAAGACCAGAGCGTTGCCGTTCTCGTCATGGAACACGCCAAATTTTGCGTGAAGAATGCCCTCTCCAGACCTTAAAACTCCAACCCTGATCTCGACCAATTCCCTTGAGACCATCCAGGCGAGCATCTCAAGGCGGGCTTTCTCAAGGGCTGTCTCAGGTGAAGCGAACCTCTTTATCAGCACTTTCTCAAGGGCTGATGGATCGGGAGTATCCGACAAAGCCTCCACGTCTTCCCTGGTAAGCTGTTCGTTAACCAACAGGCGGACAGCAGGTCTGGGCAGAGAATTACCATCCGTTGCAAAGCGCCTGATGAGGCCAGAAAATCCGCGGGCGGCAGTTGAGAGGACAGAACTGGAGAAGTAGGCACAGCAACGGTCATACCGCAACGACCGCTGAAGGGCCGGAACATACAGATCCTCAAGCAGCCTCGGATCAGGCCCCCTGAGAAATCGGGGCCAAATTCGGGAGGTAAAATCGCTTTCGGGCAGAGCAGAAGATCTTGCCCGCCATGGGCTTTGTCCTTCCGGCACCGGAATTCACCTCCATGCCGTTTGTCATGCCCTTGCAAGAACTACTCCGATCCTTCTTCCTCCGGCTCTTCATTATCTTCGAGGGAAAGAAACCCTTGCGTTTCAGTGGTCTCCTCCCATTTTGGCGGGGCGATCCCGAAAAGGGGCTCCAGCATGGAGTGCCAGGCCCTGAATTCAGGATAGAGAGCACCTGCGCTCTGTTTGCCCCTGTCGAACCACAATGCGGGCGGGGCGGCCTTGAGGAGGGCATCCATCAAACGGGAGACGGCAGAGCCATCTCTCCAGCCCTGTCTTCTCGCCAGGGCGCTGGCTGACCCGATCCCGGCGGAACCCCTTCCGGCTTCAAGATATGCAAGGGCCAAGGCATGGCATCCGTCCATGGCCGTTCTGAAAGAATCGTCCTGGGGGTGAACCTTCAGAGAAACCCCTCTGCGACCCCGGACGCCTCTCGAATTACCCTCAAGGAGCAACTGCTCTGCCTGTTGGACGTTCAGAGGCCTTTCCCTACGGCGTTCTCCCGCCGAGAGAATCCTTACATTATCCCCGGACTTAACGACCAGGCCGGCTGCGACAAGGTTGTCTATCTCCATTCCTACCGCATTCCCCAACAACTTGGCCTCGTTGAAGCGAAATTCGGCCGCCCTCAGGACATCCCAACAGAGGAGGGCGAAACGCCCTTCCGGCTCAACTCCTTCGAGTCCTCTCTTGGCAAGTTTCTCCACCCTCCAGGAACTGACCGCATCGGAGGCGATCCTGATAGCCTCTCCCACGCGAACCCTTTCGCCCGTATCGGTCCTGACCTCGTCGTACCGACTGAAAGCTCTCATTGCCGGCCCAAAAGTCCCCACCAGCTGGTCGACGGGGTTGAGCCCATCTGCCTCAAGCCGCTTAGCCGCTTCCGTGGCGTTGAAGTGGATGGCCTCGGTCATGGTCCTGTCGAAGTAGCCCGTTCCTGCGCCATCCGGCCGTTTTCGGGCAACCAGTATTACCGTGCTCTGGGCAGCGTTCTTTTTTGCCTGGTGAAGACTGTGCTCGCTTTCGGTCTTGATGGGCCAGGTTGCGGTAACTATGAACCCGGCAGATATAAGACTTGCGAAGAGGGACTCCCAGGCCTCCTGCTTCTTATGGGTGAACATCACAGAAAGGACTCCGTCGTCCTTAAGGATCCTGCGAATCTCCCTGAAACTCGCCGTCATCAACTTTTCGTACTCCGCGTAGGCGGAATCTTTGGCCTTCCCTCCGGACAGGGCCGGAAGGGCTGCACGCACCCGGGCCTCGTTGACCACCATCTCCATTGTATTGGGCGACAGGGGGGTCATGTACCACTCGGGGTAAATGTCCCCGACGGTGCGTTTGAGCCAGACGTAGAAAAAGTCCGCCAGTTCGCTGTACTGGACGTTGTCTGCGTAGGGCGGGTCCACGACCACGGCCGTAACGGA of Thermovirga sp. contains these proteins:
- a CDS encoding DUF1156 domain-containing protein is translated as YIFARTVPCPDTGHPTPLVPDWHLLKPKSGTRWAAFPRPDKKTGQWPVEILPVGKGVVPPVPTYSRGKGVSLFSENLQIDSEYIKAMAQQGRMGNVLYAVAVKRGAGDLIFRPPHKEDLEALEMAEEELARRRPEWERRNIIPTESYPEVTTDPRPRIYGMPRWADMFSPRQLLCFGVLVEELQKLKPEIRKKEGEEKGNAIISLLAFGIDKFLNYNCYLSSWHAPRSVMRSVFDRHDFAFKSTYAEMAPCNAGSGLDWAITNCLEAYRDICRLPKNPDARPAEIMQGSASDLFTIPDRSVTAVVVDPPYADNVQYSELADFFYVWLKRTVGDIYPEWYMTPLSPNTMEMVVNEARVRAALPALSGGKAKDSAYAEYEKLMTASFREIRRILKDDGVLSVMFTHKKQEAWESLFASLISAGFIVTATWPIKTESEHSLHQAKKNAAQSTVILVARKRPDGAGTGYFDRTMTEAIHFNATEAAKRLEADGLNPVDQLVGTFGPAMRAFSRYDEVRTDTGERVRVGEAIRIASDAVSSWRVEKLAKRGLEGVEPEGRFALLCWDVLRAAEFRFNEAKLLGNAVGMEIDNLVAAGLVVKSGDNVRILSAGERRRERPLNVQQAEQLLLEGNSRGVRGRRGVSLKVHPQDDSFRTAMDGCHALALAYLEAGRGSAGIGSASALARRQGWRDGSAVSRLMDALLKAAPPALWFDRGKQSAGALYPEFRAWHSMLEPLFGIAPPKWEETTETQGFLSLEDNEEPEEEGSE